A DNA window from Chiroxiphia lanceolata isolate bChiLan1 chromosome 6, bChiLan1.pri, whole genome shotgun sequence contains the following coding sequences:
- the TNKS1BP1 gene encoding 182 kDa tankyrase-1-binding protein isoform X1, giving the protein MTSQPQPLRPAVPCATPASTGGAGLAGSPDKGTTRPKPPVRPKPRVLPKPTVPAKPPVPPPVPGPRHPRPELPSAEKMNRLAGPQPYSGGGTGGPLRRPSFTVRSPETPNGKGLPSPPVAAAEEEVPPTPPTPSRKGPAPFKVTPVPVAARPERFPGTTVEEILAKMDSREGPGSPDRAWLSPFCPDPSSRFGSKTFAAFRRRPSGEADGDPPGEAPHTPRPAAGELGTGDDGHSVAETSGSPPAGPRCAGDPRGHRRPPSPPDLSSLQLGALGPPGSPRPPTSPTPAPGAPFQPPEPSAPAPGSPDAPAELLALDSPTLPPGSPESPTQPPDEAPAPSSQAPGAPSATKPHLGTSRSPGSPHTPGEGSPDTASPPGTPELPPRVTCPPGSPEAAAEYLGRPSPPFAKASRPPGSPEGPDDSAVSPQSCEGPDFSSSPRDVGLRRSSEGVLQSPPTGQGLGELGGSLSALPRPGDPLSEPSLGSESGWSLSQSFEWTFPSRGTRLSAFPPRSPIRETPDSGLSEEGESDGEAAAHSPPEDSGSEGPDSHRAEGAPCPGGPVAQREAEGLTEEEEEGEVERGSPGSQSPLHVTEAGWHPAEPEPPTQPSITTAAPLDPAPPDPAPLADLAWAGDGPKDLQGPGGPGQAEGPPQGPDPHADPGWLTELLASPGAHTTGHGSAEGLLGWSRKDLCSEFGIGRPHRANTFDWSCPAVSRERDWPAETEQDQEFRAKSSWDSSRSNRAGARPDGHFSAAREGWSSDYRGTELMGDTKLGGSDWSQSLDAGESCLRDPDFGSSTAKWGPGYGLGRASSTEELDSGQPTWAGRYGTGDTEMKDREATPDWASKYSSRDARSKDEDFTLGWAGRSSTGDTGSPDTELSPSRPSWNNRYSTRDMESQDREFSPSRPAWAGEYKDTQSQDREFSPSRLAEGSECSTGNMETQDREFSPSGAAWDNRYSTQDMESQDREFSPSRPAWTGEIRDMENQDREFSPRRPAWAAEYREMESQDQEFNPSRLTWDDRSSSRDMESQDREFSPSRLAEASECTTRNLKTQDGEFSPSGAAWGDRSSTSNMETQDSGFTPSRAAWDDGHSAGDMETRHGELFSPSGGAWDDRSSTRDVEAQDREFSPSGAARDGEHSSLLPMEEEQELIPGRLSWSGEGSVGQARHVGVSEEDVPGSLCPDPLAQEPTWGSAHQQERGSSSSRDWAEELGGGDCHNQFGAIGTERVPDPCSSGASDSAMSRGLQSLAGWHRDISLDTDNARWSQDLEHWSVELQDAEAKRQEWASAFGARCAARSRDLGTGERSLGGDTGTEDSRGLRLSAPSPPMGDAPADSPALETPRGELLSPTEEERDLPEHAAALQSPGAPCLLLEAASGIPVDTGIEEPTSDHPDGESPPGWGEQRLSLGTPQPEGPVEQGQEFPFLEDTELLDSSVFRSKASLGRKRRHRAPALRPTAPEGDSWIFRDSTEPRPAPAASSDEEAAEEPRSRRVRGSPLGRGVKVPLFPGLSASAIKAKLRGRNRSAEEGTSSGDSKGTSSKDPHVQRSKSCKIPGVSGKPPALPPKPEKSSGSEASPPHWLQALKLKRKKP; this is encoded by the exons ATGACCTCCCAGCCGCAGCCCCTGCGCCCCGCCGTGCCCTGCGCCACCCCCGCCAGCACTGGGGGGGCTGGTCTGGCTGGCAGCCCCGACAAAG GCACCACGCGCCCCAAGCCGCCGGTGCGGCCCAAGCCCCGCGTGCTGCCCAAGCCGACCGTGCCAGCCAAGCCCCCGGTGCCGCCCCCTGTGCCGGGCCCGCGGCACCCCCGGCCCGAGCTGCCCTCGGCAGAGAAGATGAACCGCCTGGCTGGGCCGCAGCCCTACAGTGGGGGTGGCACGGGGGGGCCCCTCCGCCGCCCCTCCTTCACTGTCAGGTCACCTGAAACTCCCAACGGGAAGGGGCTCCCGTCCCCCCCTGTGGCAGCCGCCGAGGAGGAggtgccccccaccccgccGACCCCCTCACGCAAGGGCCCCGCGCCCTTCAAGGTGACGCCAGTGCCGGTGGCCGCCAGGCCGGAGCGCTTCCCAGGCACCACTGTGGAGGAGATCCTGGCCAAGATGGACAGCAGGGAGGGTCCGGGCAGCCCAGACAGGGCCTGGCTCTCGCCCTTCTGTCCTGACCCCTCCTCCCGCTTCGGCTCCAAGACCTTCGCCGCCTTCCGGAGGCGTCCCAGCGGGGAGGCGGATGGAGACCCCCCTGGTGAAGCCCCCCACACACCCCGACCTGCGGCGGGCGAGCTGGGAACGGGGGATGACGGACACTCCGTGGCTGAGACGAG CGGCTCCCCCCCAGCTGGGCCAcgctgtgctggggacccccgTGGACACCGGAGGCCACCGTCCCCTCCTGAC CTCTCCTCTCTCCAACTGGGGGCCCTCGGACCCCCGGGCTCCCCACGGCCCCCCACCTCCCCgaccccagccccaggagctcccttccagcctcccGAGCCCTCTGCCCCGGCCCCCGGCTCTCCTGATGCCCCCGCTGAGCTCCTGGCCCTCGACTCCCCCACACTGCCCCCCGGCTCTCCCGAATCCCCCACTCAGCCTCCAGATGAGGCCCCTGCCCCCTCCAGTCAGGCCCCAGGTGCTCCCTCGGCCACCAAACCCCATCTCGGCACCTCCCGCTCCCCTGGCTCCCCCCACACTCCCGGGGAGGGTTCCCCTGACACTGCCAGCCCCCCTGGCACTCCCGAACTGCCCCCCCGAGTCACCTGCCCCCCTGGCTCTCCTGAGGCTGCTGCCGAGTACCTGGGCCGCCCCAGCCCACCCTTTGCCAAAGCCTCTCGTCCCCCAGGCTCCCCAGAGGGACCCGATGACTCCGCGGTGTCCCCACAGTCCTGTGAGGGTCCTGatttcagctcctctccccGGGACGTGGGACTGCGGCGCTCCTCAGAGGGGGTGCTGCAGTCCCCACCCACGGGGCAGggcctgggggagctggggggttcACTGAGtgccctgccccggcccggAGACCCCCTGTCTgagccctccctgggcagtgagTCCGGCTGGAGCCTTTCCCAGTCCTTCGAGTGGACATTCCCGTCGCGGGGGACACGCTTGTCGGCCTtccccccccgctcccccatCCGGGAGACGCCTGACTCGGGGCTCTCTGAAGAGGGAGAGTCGGATGGGGAGGCTGCAGCCCACAGCCCCCCGGAGGACAGCGGGTCTGAAGGGCCTGACAGCCACAGGGCAGAGGGGGCTCCATGCCCAGGGGGTCCCGTAGCCCAGCGAGAGGCTGAGGGCTTgacggaggaggaggaggaaggggaagtaGAGCGAGGCAGCCCTGGGTCCCAGTCCCCACTTCATGTGACAGAGGCTGGCTGGCACCCAGCTGAGCCTGAGCCCCCCACCCAACCCAGCATCACCACAGCTGCACCCCTGGATCCAGCCCCCCCAGATCCAGCCCCTCTGGCTGACTTGGCCTGGGCAGGTGACGGCCCCAAAGACCTGCAGGGCCCTGGGGGGCCAGGCCAGGCTGAAGGACCCCCACAGGGTCCTGACCCCCATGCCGACCCAGGCTGGCTGACGGAGCTGCTGGCATCACCTGGGGCCCACACCACAGGGCACGGCTCAGCAGAG gGCCTGCTGGGCTGGTCGCGGAAGGACCTGTGCAGTGAGTTCGGCATTGGCCGCCCTCACCGGGCCAACACCTTTGACTGGAGCTGCCCAGCTGTGTCCAGGGAGAGAGACTGGCCTGCTGAGACCGAGCAGGACCAGGAATTCAGGGCCAAAtccagctgggacagcagccGCAGCAACAGGGCTGGGGCCAGGCCAGATGGGCACTTCAGCGCTGCCCgggagggctggagcagtgaCTACAGAGGGACGGAGCTGATGGGGGACACCAAACTGGGCGGCAGTGACTGGTCCCAGTCCCTCGATGCTGGGGAGAGCTGCCTGCGGGATCCAGActttggcagcagcacagccaagtgGGGCCCGGGCTATGGCCTGGGCCGTGCCAGCAGCACGGAGGAGCTCGACTCAGGGCAGCCCACCTGGGCGGGCAGGTATGGCACCGGCGACACGGAGATGAAGGACAGGGAGGCCACCCCAGACTGGGCCAGTAAATACAGCAGCCGGGATGCCAGGAGCAAGGATGAGGATTTTacgctgggctgggctggccgatccagcactggggacactgggagccCGGACACGGAACTCAGCCCCAGCCGGCCGTCCTGGAACAACAGGTACAGCACCCGGGACATGGAGAGCCAGGACCGGGAGTTCAGTCCCAGCCggccagcctgggctggggaaTACAAGGACACACAAAGCCAGGACAGGGAGTTCAGCCCCAGCCGGCTGGCTGAAGGCAGCGAGTGCAGCACTGGCAACATGGAGACCCAGGACCGGGAATTCAGCCCCAGCGGAGCGGCTTGGGATAACAGGTACAGCACTCAGGACATGGAGAGCCAGGACCGTGAGTTCAGCCCCAGCCGGCCGGCCTGGACTGGTGAAATCAGGGACATGGAAAACCAGGACAGGGAGTTCAGCCCCAGGAGGCCAGCCTGGGCTGCTGAATACAGGGAGATGGAAAGCCAGGATCAGGAGTTCAACCCCAGCAGGCTGACCTGGGATGACAgatccagcagcagggacatgGAGAGCCAGGACCGGGAGTTTAGCCCCAGCCGGCTGGCTGAAGCCAGCGAGTGCACCACCAGGAACCTGAAGACCCAGGATGGGGAGTTCAGCCCCAGCGGAGCAGCCTGGGGTGACAGATCCAGCACCAGCAACATGGAGACCCAGGACAGTGGATTcactcccagcagagcagcctgggatgACGGGCACAGCGCTGGGGACATGGAGACCCGGCACGGGGAGTTGTTCAGCCCCAGTGGAGGGGCCTGGGACGACAGGTCCAGCACCAGGGATGTGGAGGCCCAGGACAGGGAGTTCAGCCCCAGTGGAGCAGCCCGGGATGGGGagcacagctctctgctccccatggaggaagagcaggagctgaTCCCGGGCCGGCTGAGCTGGTCGGGTGAGGGCAGCGTCGGCCAGGCCAGGCATGTTGGGGTCAGTGAGGAAGATGTGCCTGGCTCCCTCTGCCCTGATCCCCTGGCCCAGGAGCCCACCTGGGGCAGTGCCCACCAGCAGGAGcgtggcagctccagcagcagggactggGCTGAGGAGCTTGGAGGAGGCGACTGCCACAACCAGTTTGGTGCCATTGGGACAGAGCGGGTGCCAGACCCCTGCAGCAGTGGAGCCTCGGATAGTGCCATGTCCAGGGGCCTGCAGTCCCTggcaggctggcacagggataTCTCTCTGGACACGGACAATGCCCGCTGGAGCCAGGACCTGGAGCACTGGAGTGTGGAGCTGCAGGACGCCGAGGCCAAGCGCCAGGAGTGGGCAAGTGCCTTTGGTGCTCGCTGTGCCGCCCGCAGCCGGGACCTCGGCACTGGGGAACGGAGCCTGGGAGGGGACACCGGCACAGAGGACAG CAGGGGCCTCCGTCTttcagcccccagcccaccGATGGGTGATGCCCCAGCCGACTCCCCAGCTCTGGAGACCCCCCGGGGTGAGCTGCTCAGCCCCACTGAGGAGGAGAGGGACCTCCCCGAGCACgctgctgccctgcagagccccggGGCCCCCTgtctgctgctggaggctgccAGCGGGATCCCAGTGGACACAGGGATTGAGGAACCCACCTCGGACCACCCAGATGGGGAgagccccccgggctggggggaGCAGCGGCTCTCCTTGGGCACCCCCCAGCCCGAGGGGCCcgtggagcagggacaggagttcCCCTTCCTGGAG GACACGGAGCTCCTGGACAGCAGCGTGTTCCGCAGCAAGGCCAGCCTGGGCCGCAAGCGCCGGCACCGGGCACCGGCCCTGCGTCCCACCGCCCCCGAGGGGGACAGCTGGATCTTCCGGGACTCCACGG AGCCCCGGccagccccagcagcatccTCTGACGAGGAGGCAGCGGAGGAGCCCCGGAGCCGGCGGGTGCGCGGCTCCCCCTTGGGCAGGGGGGTCAAGGTGCCCCTCTTCCCCGGCCTCAGCGCCTCTGCCATCAAG GCCAAGCTGAGGGGCCGCAACCGCTCGGCCGAGGAGGGGACATCATCAGGGGACAGCAAGGGGACCTCCTCCAAGGACCCCCACGTGCAGCGCTCCAAGTCCTGCAAGATCCCTGGTGTGAGTGGGAAacccccggcgctgccccccAAGCCAGAGAAATCATCAGG ATCCGAGGCCTCCCCCCCACACTGGCTGCAGGCGCTgaagctgaagagaaagaagCCTTGA
- the TNKS1BP1 gene encoding 182 kDa tankyrase-1-binding protein isoform X3, with amino-acid sequence MTSQPQPLRPAVPCATPASTGGAGLAGSPDKGTTRPKPPVRPKPRVLPKPTVPAKPPVPPPVPGPRHPRPELPSAEKMNRLAGPQPYSGGGTGGPLRRPSFTVRSPETPNGKGLPSPPVAAAEEEVPPTPPTPSRKGPAPFKVTPVPVAARPERFPGTTVEEILAKMDSREGPGSPDRAWLSPFCPDPSSRFGSKTFAAFRRRPSGEADGDPPGEAPHTPRPAAGELGTGDDGHSVAETSGSPPAGPRCAGDPRGHRRPPSPPDLSSLQLGALGPPGSPRPPTSPTPAPGAPFQPPEPSAPAPGSPDAPAELLALDSPTLPPGSPESPTQPPDEAPAPSSQAPGAPSATKPHLGTSRSPGSPHTPGEGSPDTASPPGTPELPPRVTCPPGSPEAAAEYLGRPSPPFAKASRPPGSPEGPDDSAVSPQSCEGPDFSSSPRDVGLRRSSEGVLQSPPTGQGLGELGGSLSALPRPGDPLSEPSLGSESGWSLSQSFEWTFPSRGTRLSAFPPRSPIRETPDSGLSEEGESDGEAAAHSPPEDSGSEGPDSHRAEGAPCPGGPVAQREAEGLTEEEEEGEVERGSPGSQSPLHVTEAGWHPAEPEPPTQPSITTAAPLDPAPPDPAPLADLAWAGDGPKDLQGPGGPGQAEGPPQGPDPHADPGWLTELLASPGAHTTGHGSAEGLLGWSRKDLCSEFGIGRPHRANTFDWSCPAVSRERDWPAETEQDQEFRAKSSWDSSRSNRAGARPDGHFSAAREGWSSDYRGTELMGDTKLGGSDWSQSLDAGESCLRDPDFGSSTAKWGPGYGLGRASSTEELDSGQPTWAGRYGTGDTEMKDREATPDWASKYSSRDARSKDEDFTLGWAGRSSTGDTGSPDTELSPSRPSWNNRYSTRDMESQDREFSPSRPAWAGEYKDTQSQDREFSPSRLAEGSECSTGNMETQDREFSPSGAAWDNRYSTQDMESQDREFSPSRPAWTGEIRDMENQDREFSPRRPAWAAEYREMESQDQEFNPSRLTWDDRSSSRDMESQDREFSPSRLAEASECTTRNLKTQDGEFSPSGAAWGDRSSTSNMETQDSGFTPSRAAWDDGHSAGDMETRHGELFSPSGGAWDDRSSTRDVEAQDREFSPSGAARDGEHSSLLPMEEEQELIPGRLSWSGEGSVGQARHVGVSEEDVPGSLCPDPLAQEPTWGSAHQQERGSSSSRDWAEELGGGDCHNQFGAIGTERVPDPCSSGASDSAMSRGLQSLAGWHRDISLDTDNARWSQDLEHWSVELQDAEAKRQEWASAFGARCAARSRDLGTGERSLGGDTGTEDSRGLRLSAPSPPMGDAPADSPALETPRGELLSPTEEERDLPEHAAALQSPGAPCLLLEAASGIPVDTGIEEPTSDHPDGESPPGWGEQRLSLGTPQPEGPVEQGQEFPFLEDTELLDSSVFRSKASLGRKRRHRAPALRPTAPEGDSWIFRDSTEPRPAPAASSDEEAAEEPRSRRAKLRGRNRSAEEGTSSGDSKGTSSKDPHVQRSKSCKIPGVSGKPPALPPKPEKSSGSEASPPHWLQALKLKRKKP; translated from the exons ATGACCTCCCAGCCGCAGCCCCTGCGCCCCGCCGTGCCCTGCGCCACCCCCGCCAGCACTGGGGGGGCTGGTCTGGCTGGCAGCCCCGACAAAG GCACCACGCGCCCCAAGCCGCCGGTGCGGCCCAAGCCCCGCGTGCTGCCCAAGCCGACCGTGCCAGCCAAGCCCCCGGTGCCGCCCCCTGTGCCGGGCCCGCGGCACCCCCGGCCCGAGCTGCCCTCGGCAGAGAAGATGAACCGCCTGGCTGGGCCGCAGCCCTACAGTGGGGGTGGCACGGGGGGGCCCCTCCGCCGCCCCTCCTTCACTGTCAGGTCACCTGAAACTCCCAACGGGAAGGGGCTCCCGTCCCCCCCTGTGGCAGCCGCCGAGGAGGAggtgccccccaccccgccGACCCCCTCACGCAAGGGCCCCGCGCCCTTCAAGGTGACGCCAGTGCCGGTGGCCGCCAGGCCGGAGCGCTTCCCAGGCACCACTGTGGAGGAGATCCTGGCCAAGATGGACAGCAGGGAGGGTCCGGGCAGCCCAGACAGGGCCTGGCTCTCGCCCTTCTGTCCTGACCCCTCCTCCCGCTTCGGCTCCAAGACCTTCGCCGCCTTCCGGAGGCGTCCCAGCGGGGAGGCGGATGGAGACCCCCCTGGTGAAGCCCCCCACACACCCCGACCTGCGGCGGGCGAGCTGGGAACGGGGGATGACGGACACTCCGTGGCTGAGACGAG CGGCTCCCCCCCAGCTGGGCCAcgctgtgctggggacccccgTGGACACCGGAGGCCACCGTCCCCTCCTGAC CTCTCCTCTCTCCAACTGGGGGCCCTCGGACCCCCGGGCTCCCCACGGCCCCCCACCTCCCCgaccccagccccaggagctcccttccagcctcccGAGCCCTCTGCCCCGGCCCCCGGCTCTCCTGATGCCCCCGCTGAGCTCCTGGCCCTCGACTCCCCCACACTGCCCCCCGGCTCTCCCGAATCCCCCACTCAGCCTCCAGATGAGGCCCCTGCCCCCTCCAGTCAGGCCCCAGGTGCTCCCTCGGCCACCAAACCCCATCTCGGCACCTCCCGCTCCCCTGGCTCCCCCCACACTCCCGGGGAGGGTTCCCCTGACACTGCCAGCCCCCCTGGCACTCCCGAACTGCCCCCCCGAGTCACCTGCCCCCCTGGCTCTCCTGAGGCTGCTGCCGAGTACCTGGGCCGCCCCAGCCCACCCTTTGCCAAAGCCTCTCGTCCCCCAGGCTCCCCAGAGGGACCCGATGACTCCGCGGTGTCCCCACAGTCCTGTGAGGGTCCTGatttcagctcctctccccGGGACGTGGGACTGCGGCGCTCCTCAGAGGGGGTGCTGCAGTCCCCACCCACGGGGCAGggcctgggggagctggggggttcACTGAGtgccctgccccggcccggAGACCCCCTGTCTgagccctccctgggcagtgagTCCGGCTGGAGCCTTTCCCAGTCCTTCGAGTGGACATTCCCGTCGCGGGGGACACGCTTGTCGGCCTtccccccccgctcccccatCCGGGAGACGCCTGACTCGGGGCTCTCTGAAGAGGGAGAGTCGGATGGGGAGGCTGCAGCCCACAGCCCCCCGGAGGACAGCGGGTCTGAAGGGCCTGACAGCCACAGGGCAGAGGGGGCTCCATGCCCAGGGGGTCCCGTAGCCCAGCGAGAGGCTGAGGGCTTgacggaggaggaggaggaaggggaagtaGAGCGAGGCAGCCCTGGGTCCCAGTCCCCACTTCATGTGACAGAGGCTGGCTGGCACCCAGCTGAGCCTGAGCCCCCCACCCAACCCAGCATCACCACAGCTGCACCCCTGGATCCAGCCCCCCCAGATCCAGCCCCTCTGGCTGACTTGGCCTGGGCAGGTGACGGCCCCAAAGACCTGCAGGGCCCTGGGGGGCCAGGCCAGGCTGAAGGACCCCCACAGGGTCCTGACCCCCATGCCGACCCAGGCTGGCTGACGGAGCTGCTGGCATCACCTGGGGCCCACACCACAGGGCACGGCTCAGCAGAG gGCCTGCTGGGCTGGTCGCGGAAGGACCTGTGCAGTGAGTTCGGCATTGGCCGCCCTCACCGGGCCAACACCTTTGACTGGAGCTGCCCAGCTGTGTCCAGGGAGAGAGACTGGCCTGCTGAGACCGAGCAGGACCAGGAATTCAGGGCCAAAtccagctgggacagcagccGCAGCAACAGGGCTGGGGCCAGGCCAGATGGGCACTTCAGCGCTGCCCgggagggctggagcagtgaCTACAGAGGGACGGAGCTGATGGGGGACACCAAACTGGGCGGCAGTGACTGGTCCCAGTCCCTCGATGCTGGGGAGAGCTGCCTGCGGGATCCAGActttggcagcagcacagccaagtgGGGCCCGGGCTATGGCCTGGGCCGTGCCAGCAGCACGGAGGAGCTCGACTCAGGGCAGCCCACCTGGGCGGGCAGGTATGGCACCGGCGACACGGAGATGAAGGACAGGGAGGCCACCCCAGACTGGGCCAGTAAATACAGCAGCCGGGATGCCAGGAGCAAGGATGAGGATTTTacgctgggctgggctggccgatccagcactggggacactgggagccCGGACACGGAACTCAGCCCCAGCCGGCCGTCCTGGAACAACAGGTACAGCACCCGGGACATGGAGAGCCAGGACCGGGAGTTCAGTCCCAGCCggccagcctgggctggggaaTACAAGGACACACAAAGCCAGGACAGGGAGTTCAGCCCCAGCCGGCTGGCTGAAGGCAGCGAGTGCAGCACTGGCAACATGGAGACCCAGGACCGGGAATTCAGCCCCAGCGGAGCGGCTTGGGATAACAGGTACAGCACTCAGGACATGGAGAGCCAGGACCGTGAGTTCAGCCCCAGCCGGCCGGCCTGGACTGGTGAAATCAGGGACATGGAAAACCAGGACAGGGAGTTCAGCCCCAGGAGGCCAGCCTGGGCTGCTGAATACAGGGAGATGGAAAGCCAGGATCAGGAGTTCAACCCCAGCAGGCTGACCTGGGATGACAgatccagcagcagggacatgGAGAGCCAGGACCGGGAGTTTAGCCCCAGCCGGCTGGCTGAAGCCAGCGAGTGCACCACCAGGAACCTGAAGACCCAGGATGGGGAGTTCAGCCCCAGCGGAGCAGCCTGGGGTGACAGATCCAGCACCAGCAACATGGAGACCCAGGACAGTGGATTcactcccagcagagcagcctgggatgACGGGCACAGCGCTGGGGACATGGAGACCCGGCACGGGGAGTTGTTCAGCCCCAGTGGAGGGGCCTGGGACGACAGGTCCAGCACCAGGGATGTGGAGGCCCAGGACAGGGAGTTCAGCCCCAGTGGAGCAGCCCGGGATGGGGagcacagctctctgctccccatggaggaagagcaggagctgaTCCCGGGCCGGCTGAGCTGGTCGGGTGAGGGCAGCGTCGGCCAGGCCAGGCATGTTGGGGTCAGTGAGGAAGATGTGCCTGGCTCCCTCTGCCCTGATCCCCTGGCCCAGGAGCCCACCTGGGGCAGTGCCCACCAGCAGGAGcgtggcagctccagcagcagggactggGCTGAGGAGCTTGGAGGAGGCGACTGCCACAACCAGTTTGGTGCCATTGGGACAGAGCGGGTGCCAGACCCCTGCAGCAGTGGAGCCTCGGATAGTGCCATGTCCAGGGGCCTGCAGTCCCTggcaggctggcacagggataTCTCTCTGGACACGGACAATGCCCGCTGGAGCCAGGACCTGGAGCACTGGAGTGTGGAGCTGCAGGACGCCGAGGCCAAGCGCCAGGAGTGGGCAAGTGCCTTTGGTGCTCGCTGTGCCGCCCGCAGCCGGGACCTCGGCACTGGGGAACGGAGCCTGGGAGGGGACACCGGCACAGAGGACAG CAGGGGCCTCCGTCTttcagcccccagcccaccGATGGGTGATGCCCCAGCCGACTCCCCAGCTCTGGAGACCCCCCGGGGTGAGCTGCTCAGCCCCACTGAGGAGGAGAGGGACCTCCCCGAGCACgctgctgccctgcagagccccggGGCCCCCTgtctgctgctggaggctgccAGCGGGATCCCAGTGGACACAGGGATTGAGGAACCCACCTCGGACCACCCAGATGGGGAgagccccccgggctggggggaGCAGCGGCTCTCCTTGGGCACCCCCCAGCCCGAGGGGCCcgtggagcagggacaggagttcCCCTTCCTGGAG GACACGGAGCTCCTGGACAGCAGCGTGTTCCGCAGCAAGGCCAGCCTGGGCCGCAAGCGCCGGCACCGGGCACCGGCCCTGCGTCCCACCGCCCCCGAGGGGGACAGCTGGATCTTCCGGGACTCCACGG AGCCCCGGccagccccagcagcatccTCTGACGAGGAGGCAGCGGAGGAGCCCCGGAGCCGGCGG GCCAAGCTGAGGGGCCGCAACCGCTCGGCCGAGGAGGGGACATCATCAGGGGACAGCAAGGGGACCTCCTCCAAGGACCCCCACGTGCAGCGCTCCAAGTCCTGCAAGATCCCTGGTGTGAGTGGGAAacccccggcgctgccccccAAGCCAGAGAAATCATCAGG ATCCGAGGCCTCCCCCCCACACTGGCTGCAGGCGCTgaagctgaagagaaagaagCCTTGA